In one Bartonella grahamii subsp. shimonis genomic region, the following are encoded:
- a CDS encoding helix-turn-helix transcriptional regulator yields MQTKNPHFNDISIGKRIRHRRIAMGLSQKELGTHLSVSFQQIQKYEKGSNRVSAGRLQEIANILKVPITFFYADIATKEDIPTKETLSHHDQETYSEKEHALLKNFRELQPKKQKAILWLVSD; encoded by the coding sequence GTGCAAACCAAAAATCCACATTTTAACGACATTTCTATAGGTAAAAGAATCCGTCACAGACGCATTGCCATGGGGCTTTCCCAAAAGGAATTAGGAACCCATTTAAGCGTCAGTTTCCAACAAATCCAGAAATACGAAAAAGGCTCCAATCGTGTAAGTGCCGGACGTTTACAGGAAATCGCCAACATCCTGAAAGTCCCTATTACCTTCTTTTATGCCGATATTGCTACAAAAGAAGATATTCCCACAAAAGAAACTCTCTCACACCATGATCAAGAAACATACAGCGAAAAAGAACACGCTCTTTTAAAAAATTTTAGAGAACTCCAGCCGAAAAAACAAAAAGCAATCTTGTGGTTAGTTTCTGATTAG
- the clpB gene encoding ATP-dependent chaperone ClpB, whose amino-acid sequence MNLEKYSERLQGFLQSAQNSALASDHQQFMPEHLLKVLLDDSQGLAASLIQKAGGDLTLIRKVLNEALDALPKVQGGNGQLYLSQPLAKVFNMAEDLAKKAGDQFVTVERVLQALIMEKTAKTADVLTSGGLTAQALNQAINDLRKGKTATSPHAESQYDALQKYARDLTKDAREGKLDPVIGREEEIRRTIQVLSRRTKNNPVLIGEPGVGKTAIVEGLALRIVNGDVPETLRDKQLHALDMGALIAGAKYRGEFEERLKAVLAEVQTENGQIILFIDELHNLVGAGKSDGPMDASNLLKPALARGELHCVGATTLDEYRKYVEKDAALARRFQPVFVPEPSLEDTISILRGIKEKYEQHHKVRLADSALIAAARLSSRYITDRFLPDKAIDLIDEAAARLRMQVDSKPEELDAVDRRILQLKIEREALKTDVEPTAKERLKNVQEELNTLEQQSAEMTTAWQAEKQKLGHAADLKKQLEEARNALAIAQRDGQFQKAGELAYSVIPELEKQLTLAENDDQQNHLVEETVTAEHVARIVSRWTGIPVDRMLEAEREALLRMEDEIATRVVGQGEAVQAVARAVRRARAGLQDPNRPLGSFMFLGPTGVGKTELTKALAAFLFQDPNAMLRIDMSEYMEKHAGARLIGAPPGYVGYEEGGVLTESVRRRPYQVILFDEIEKAHPDIFNLLLQVLDEGRLTDSQGRTVDFRNTLLIMTSNLGAEFLTALPEGQTTDQAKNDVMNVVKAAFRPEFLNRIDEIILFQRLQRKDMEAIVDIQIEHLQNLLNERNITLHIEPEVRRFLADKGYDPLYGARPLKRIIQKEIQDPLAEKILFGEIHDETAVNITKQGDRLEFLPED is encoded by the coding sequence ATGAACCTAGAAAAATATAGCGAACGGTTGCAAGGTTTTTTACAATCCGCACAAAATAGTGCTCTTGCTTCTGATCATCAGCAGTTTATGCCGGAGCATCTGTTGAAAGTGTTGTTAGACGATTCTCAAGGGTTGGCAGCGTCACTGATTCAAAAAGCAGGTGGTGATCTTACTCTTATTCGAAAGGTGCTTAATGAAGCACTTGATGCTTTGCCAAAAGTACAAGGGGGGAATGGGCAGCTCTATTTGTCTCAGCCGTTGGCAAAGGTCTTTAATATGGCAGAAGATCTGGCGAAAAAAGCCGGTGATCAGTTTGTTACCGTCGAGCGTGTGCTGCAAGCACTGATCATGGAAAAGACCGCAAAAACTGCTGATGTTCTCACAAGTGGAGGGTTGACAGCGCAAGCGCTTAATCAGGCTATTAATGATTTGCGGAAGGGAAAAACAGCAACAAGCCCCCATGCCGAAAGCCAATATGATGCTCTGCAAAAATATGCGCGTGATTTGACAAAAGATGCACGCGAAGGAAAACTCGACCCTGTCATTGGGCGAGAAGAAGAAATTCGACGCACCATTCAGGTGCTTTCACGGCGGACAAAAAATAATCCTGTGCTGATCGGTGAACCAGGGGTGGGGAAAACTGCTATCGTGGAAGGATTGGCGTTGCGCATTGTTAATGGCGATGTACCTGAAACTTTGCGCGATAAACAGCTTCATGCTCTCGATATGGGAGCGCTTATTGCGGGTGCAAAATATCGTGGGGAATTCGAAGAGCGCCTCAAAGCAGTGCTGGCAGAGGTGCAAACTGAAAATGGGCAGATTATCCTCTTTATCGATGAATTGCATAATCTCGTTGGGGCTGGAAAATCCGATGGTCCTATGGATGCTTCCAACTTGCTAAAACCAGCTCTTGCACGCGGAGAACTCCATTGTGTGGGGGCTACTACTTTGGATGAATATCGAAAATATGTTGAAAAAGATGCTGCTCTTGCACGGCGCTTCCAGCCTGTCTTTGTACCTGAACCCTCTTTAGAGGATACCATCTCTATTTTGCGCGGTATTAAGGAAAAATATGAACAGCACCACAAAGTGCGTTTGGCAGATAGTGCTTTGATTGCGGCGGCACGGCTCTCTTCCCGTTATATTACAGATCGCTTCTTGCCGGATAAAGCGATTGATCTTATCGATGAAGCGGCGGCACGCTTGCGGATGCAGGTCGATTCAAAACCGGAAGAACTCGATGCCGTTGATCGGCGTATTTTACAGTTGAAGATTGAACGCGAAGCTTTGAAAACAGATGTGGAGCCAACAGCAAAAGAACGTTTGAAAAATGTGCAAGAGGAACTGAATACCTTAGAACAACAGTCCGCTGAGATGACAACGGCTTGGCAGGCTGAAAAGCAAAAATTAGGGCATGCTGCTGATTTGAAAAAACAACTCGAAGAAGCACGCAATGCTTTGGCTATTGCACAGCGTGATGGACAATTCCAAAAAGCTGGAGAGCTCGCCTATAGCGTTATCCCTGAACTCGAAAAACAATTGACTTTGGCGGAAAATGATGACCAACAAAATCATCTCGTCGAAGAAACGGTCACTGCTGAACATGTGGCGCGTATCGTTTCACGCTGGACTGGGATTCCTGTTGATCGGATGCTTGAAGCAGAACGTGAGGCGCTCTTGCGGATGGAAGATGAAATTGCAACCCGTGTCGTGGGGCAGGGAGAAGCTGTTCAAGCTGTTGCTCGTGCTGTACGCCGCGCCCGTGCGGGGTTGCAAGATCCCAATCGTCCGCTTGGCTCTTTCATGTTCTTGGGACCTACCGGTGTTGGAAAAACCGAATTAACCAAAGCACTCGCCGCGTTTCTTTTCCAAGATCCCAATGCCATGTTGCGTATCGATATGTCGGAATATATGGAAAAGCATGCTGGGGCGCGGCTGATTGGAGCGCCACCTGGATATGTCGGATATGAAGAAGGCGGCGTGCTGACAGAGTCTGTGCGAAGAAGACCTTATCAAGTTATTCTGTTCGACGAAATTGAAAAAGCACATCCTGATATTTTTAATCTCTTGTTGCAAGTGCTGGATGAGGGACGTTTGACCGATAGTCAAGGACGAACCGTCGATTTTCGTAATACCTTGCTGATTATGACCTCAAACCTCGGTGCTGAGTTTTTAACCGCGCTGCCTGAAGGACAAACAACCGATCAGGCAAAAAATGATGTCATGAATGTTGTGAAAGCAGCTTTCCGTCCTGAATTTTTAAACCGTATTGATGAGATTATTCTTTTTCAGCGGCTGCAACGCAAGGATATGGAAGCTATCGTCGATATTCAGATAGAACATTTGCAAAATTTGCTCAATGAACGCAACATAACTTTGCATATCGAACCAGAAGTACGACGATTCCTTGCTGATAAAGGCTATGATCCCCTGTATGGGGCACGTCCACTTAAACGGATTATCCAAAAGGAAATTCAAGATCCTCTCGCAGAGAAAATCTTGTTTGGAGAAATTCATGACGAGACGGCAGTGAACATTACAAAACAAGGTGATCGGTTGGAATTTTTGCCTGAAGATTAA
- a CDS encoding helix-turn-helix transcriptional regulator has product MPTKNPHFIDILIGKRIRHRRIAMGVSQKELGSYLGVSFQQIPKYEKGFNRVSAGCLLKIANILDVPVNFFYADLATKEDLSTKEILLHHDQETYSEKEQALLKNFRELKTKKQKAILWLISD; this is encoded by the coding sequence GTGCCAACTAAAAATCCACATTTTATCGACATTTTGATAGGCAAAAGGATCCGTCATAGACGCATTGCAATGGGAGTTTCCCAAAAAGAATTAGGAAGCTATTTAGGCGTCAGTTTCCAACAAATCCCAAAATACGAAAAAGGCTTCAATCGTGTAAGCGCAGGGTGTTTACTAAAAATTGCCAACATACTAGATGTCCCCGTGAACTTTTTTTATGCAGACCTTGCCACAAAAGAAGATCTTTCAACAAAAGAAATTCTCTTACACCACGATCAAGAAACATACAGCGAAAAAGAACAGGCACTTTTAAAAAACTTTAGAGAGCTCAAAACGAAAAAACAAAAAGCAATCTTGTGGCTCATTTCTGATTAA
- a CDS encoding type II toxin-antitoxin system VapC family toxin: MKISVDTNVLVRAVLQDDKKQGEIASKILREASLIAISLPCLCELVWILCRGAKLSKEDVALMVRDLLETGNVVMNRPAVEAGLAMLEAGGDFADGIIFYEGHWLGGKTFVSFDKLAIDLLTKNGQSARLLS; this comes from the coding sequence ATGAAGATTTCTGTAGATACAAATGTTCTAGTCCGCGCTGTTTTACAAGATGATAAAAAGCAAGGTGAAATAGCAAGTAAAATCTTGAGAGAAGCTTCTCTCATCGCTATTTCTTTGCCTTGTCTTTGCGAACTTGTTTGGATACTTTGCCGTGGGGCGAAATTATCAAAAGAAGATGTCGCTTTGATGGTCCGCGATCTTCTGGAAACGGGTAATGTCGTCATGAATCGACCAGCTGTTGAAGCTGGACTTGCTATGCTTGAGGCTGGTGGAGATTTTGCTGATGGAATTATATTTTATGAGGGGCATTGGCTAGGCGGAAAAACCTTTGTTTCATTTGATAAATTAGCAATAGATTTGTTAACCAAAAATGGGCAGTCAGCAAGACTCCTTTCCTAA
- a CDS encoding helix-turn-helix transcriptional regulator: protein MPTKNPHFIDFSIGKRIRHRRIAMGLSQKELGTHLGVSFQQIQKYEKGLNRVSAKCLLEIAQKLEVPISFFYADITTKKDLSTKETLLHHDQETYSEKEHSLLKNFRELQPKKQKAILWLISD from the coding sequence GTGCCAACTAAAAATCCACATTTTATCGACTTTTCTATAGGCAAAAGAATCCGCCATAGACGCATTGCCATGGGGCTTTCCCAAAAAGAATTAGGAACCCATTTAGGCGTCAGTTTCCAACAAATCCAAAAATATGAAAAAGGTTTAAATCGTGTAAGCGCCAAATGTTTGCTGGAAATCGCCCAAAAACTGGAAGTCCCTATAAGCTTTTTTTATGCCGATATTACTACAAAAAAAGATCTTTCAACAAAAGAAACTCTCCTACACCACGATCAAGAAACATACAGCGAAAAAGAACACTCACTTTTAAAAAATTTTAGAGAACTCCAGCCGAAAAAACAAAAAGCAATTTTATGGTTGATCTCTGATTAG
- a CDS encoding AbrB/MazE/SpoVT family DNA-binding domain-containing protein gives MPSLTVTAKGQVTLKRDLLQHLGVKPGERISFDKLPGGELRIKAAQPTSTIDSFIGRFAGKVKKTLTIEEMNEIAASGWAGEK, from the coding sequence ATGCCTTCATTAACTGTTACAGCAAAAGGACAAGTGACGCTGAAGCGGGATTTACTCCAGCATCTTGGTGTTAAACCAGGTGAGCGGATCAGTTTTGACAAGTTACCAGGTGGTGAACTTCGTATAAAAGCAGCACAGCCTACAAGCACAATTGATAGCTTTATTGGACGATTTGCTGGAAAAGTTAAAAAAACACTGACCATTGAAGAAATGAACGAAATTGCTGCTTCTGGTTGGGCGGGGGAAAAATGA
- a CDS encoding helix-turn-helix transcriptional regulator, translated as MQTKNPHFIDISIGKRIRHRRIAMRLSQKELGSHLGVSFQQIQKYEKGSNRVSAGCLLKIANILDVPITFFYADIATKEDIPTKEHASPHAQETYSEKEHALLKNFRELQPKKQKAILWLVSD; from the coding sequence GTGCAAACCAAAAATCCACATTTTATCGACATTTCTATAGGTAAAAGAATCCGCCATAGACGCATTGCAATGAGGCTTTCTCAAAAAGAATTAGGAAGCCATTTAGGTGTCAGTTTCCAACAAATCCAGAAATACGAAAAAGGCTCCAATCGTGTAAGTGCAGGGTGTTTGCTGAAAATCGCCAATATACTGGATGTCCCTATTACCTTCTTTTATGCCGATATTGCTACAAAAGAAGATATTCCCACAAAAGAACATGCCTCACCCCATGCTCAAGAAACATACAGCGAAAAAGAACACGCCCTTTTAAAAAACTTTAGAGAGCTCCAGCCGAAAAAACAAAAAGCAATCTTGTGGTTAGTTTCTGATTAA
- a CDS encoding MFS transporter: protein MNLVFKKSPLTLFSSLFISKVGDYAYEVVFVLLVLELTDNTFFIGLVYFFRFIPFLFFGPIGGWLADNFSLKKNMIFSELVRLFASLFVFITTITGTAHIIVLIFAAICTTIGRSIFQPSFQAAIPRMFSEKDLTKANSLAQIIEETASVMGPLVCSLLLFFANKSAVLIFDFLTYFISILLLFNLMNFNTSENKSFNFIKIYRETAFYLQYISTENKHLFITLVGSSFAILFTGAILRFLIPAFVLSIGGEESFVSYIFSLMAVGTIVGGLLYRKIIFNVTSLKLMVFWFLYGVILFVIPLAAELYLKLLLVLAFILGFTGAFVDISLVSAIQLYSRREDFGKSFGTFSTLANSAEAVSGFIAGLFALVGLLSSFLAMSAFIISIGMIGVIKSKKNKELTPLNTTVDDDH from the coding sequence ATGAATTTAGTTTTTAAAAAGAGTCCATTAACTCTTTTTTCTTCTCTCTTTATTTCTAAAGTTGGTGATTATGCTTATGAAGTTGTTTTTGTTTTACTGGTCTTAGAATTAACAGATAACACCTTTTTTATAGGTCTTGTGTATTTTTTTCGATTTATCCCTTTTCTCTTTTTTGGTCCTATAGGAGGTTGGTTAGCGGATAATTTTTCTTTGAAGAAAAATATGATCTTCAGTGAATTGGTGAGATTATTCGCTTCATTATTCGTTTTTATAACCACTATAACAGGGACTGCACATATTATTGTTCTTATTTTCGCAGCAATATGTACAACTATAGGAAGAAGTATTTTCCAACCAAGTTTTCAAGCTGCTATTCCCAGAATGTTTTCAGAAAAGGATTTGACAAAGGCAAATAGCCTTGCACAAATTATAGAGGAAACTGCATCCGTCATGGGTCCTTTGGTATGTTCTCTACTGCTTTTTTTCGCCAATAAATCGGCAGTACTCATTTTTGATTTTTTGACCTATTTTATATCTATTCTCTTGTTGTTTAATCTCATGAATTTCAATACAAGTGAGAATAAATCATTCAATTTTATCAAAATTTATCGAGAAACGGCTTTCTATCTTCAATATATTTCTACTGAAAATAAACATTTATTTATTACGCTCGTTGGCTCATCATTTGCTATTCTCTTTACGGGGGCAATTTTAAGATTTTTAATTCCAGCTTTTGTTCTCTCTATAGGGGGAGAGGAAAGCTTTGTGAGTTATATTTTTTCTCTCATGGCTGTTGGAACTATTGTTGGTGGTTTGTTATATCGTAAAATTATATTCAATGTTACATCTTTGAAACTCATGGTATTTTGGTTTCTTTATGGGGTTATTCTGTTTGTTATACCCTTAGCGGCAGAACTTTATTTAAAACTCCTTCTTGTGTTAGCTTTTATTTTAGGATTTACTGGTGCATTTGTCGATATTAGTTTAGTCTCAGCTATTCAATTATATTCTCGTCGTGAAGATTTTGGTAAGAGCTTTGGAACTTTTTCAACTTTAGCGAACTCTGCGGAAGCAGTGTCTGGCTTTATTGCTGGACTTTTTGCACTCGTGGGATTGTTAAGCTCTTTTTTAGCGATGTCTGCATTCATTATTTCTATTGGTATGATTGGCGTTATAAAAAGTAAGAAAAATAAAGAGCTAACACCCCTTAACACGACAGTAGATGACGACCATTAA